TCGTCAGTTCACGAAACATTTCTGTTGATATTCGAATTCAGTATCATGTTCCCATGGATAATAGGTTGATCTTTAAGAAGAAGCTTCAACCAGGTGTGGCACAAATAAGTAACGACTGGTTACTCGGTTACACCTCTTATACTCGGTCAACTAGTTTGTCGCTCTTTAGGCTATCTAGTAACGACTATTATCACATTTTGTTAATGGTGAAAAGTGTTTCTTACTCCAAGCTCAGTAGTGTTGGTTGTTCAAAATATGAGATCCTTATTTCTTTCTCGATTCTGAGAACTATTTGTTCACTTAACTTGAAAATCTACAGACTTGATACGCTTATTGAGGAACCTTGCCAGGCTCACCGCAGGTGGCTGACATCCTCCGGGTGAAATTACACTGTTACTATCCACCTCCGATACTTCTGTAATCTCGGTAATTCTTTCATATCCTGGTCTACATTCACATCTAGCTCTTGGTCTTGCTTCAACTTCAGATTGCCACAAATCGCTTTTCGGTGCTCTTTGAGCAACCAACCATTCACCTTCCACGCAAGGTCCTTGACTGTATAGTTTGTAACATGTTTTATTGATCACAACCACGCCTGGTGTGCTGCTGCAGCTCTCTTTTACATCTTCAGAACATTTCCCCGACTCTTTTAGCGTCTTTGTGCATCCGCAAACTCCGTTGTAACTAATTCCATCGAGAGAAGGTCTCACGTTATAATCGTACAGAACTAATTGCCCATTTGGACATGGTCCTTTCGAACCAATCTTATAACAAGTTTTCTCTTGTGGAAAATACAGTCTTCCTCGCTTACATGGCACCGGGACACAAGTTGTAGCATTTATTAGCATTTCACCATTTGCACATGGTCCTCTAGTATAAAGTCTATAGCAGAAACCGTTCTCGTAAAGAATATGGCCTGACTTGCAGACGCACTTTGCTCGAATTGGCGTTATCGTATCAGGCTGATTCGTTGTTGTAACAATAAAATGATGGCCCATCGGACAGGGCCCTAGTCCGTCTGGAAATCAAAGGATTACTCTCAATGTAGCATAGATTATTActggattttttttgattttttcatgcagtgcaacaaaatttattcgcatACCTAATTGGTAGCACATTTTCGATTCCACATGATAATGAGGAAGGCTGCTATGACAGCCGCAATGTCCACCTGGTAAGAATAACTCTCCGTTCTCAGTGCACGGACCTTTAGTGTAATGTTCATGGCAACCACCGCCTTCCCCTGGCCAATGATATCGACCTAATTCTCCTGCAGAGGCACAGGCGCATACAGATAAGTTGTCCTCTCCCATAACGAGCAGCTCACCCCTTGGGCAAGGACCTCTTGATAGCTTTGCATAACATTTACCATCTTTTGGCCAGAAAAGCTGGCTCTTTTCGGGGCAAACATCTGGTTCTCGGCACACACCCCATCGTGGTTTTGATCTTAtgaaagtaattgaaaaataccgTTACAAATACTGCTATTTCAGGCATCGTTTAATCCTTTGCATCCTTTCAAAGTATTTCGCGACCTTATCTTTCCACCAGTTTCCGGAACAGGTGCAAAATATTGTCCCTTACTACAGGACCCCCTTGTGAATATTGGATGACATAATGCGTCTCGCGGAGACTGTGCCGTTCCTGGTGGACATCTACATTCTGCGACAGTTCCTCCGCCTTCAGCCGCGGGGCTCAGTTCCATTGTCTGTGGACACGGAGCTCCGATCTGTCGCACGCAAATCTCAATTAATGACACGCTCATAAGATTTCTTTTATCAGATTAAATGGATAAAGTACATGCCTGAAATATTTTGTAACATTTTCCGTCGGCTGGCCAATACAAGAACTGCCAGCCACGAGGCTGAGCAGCACAAGGATTGTTCGAAGGATTGGCCCAAGGCGGTGGAACTATGGCAGCTCTTCCAACAATAATTAATGTCATCCACAAAAATCTTCGGAACAGAGTCTGCATCgtgctgaaatatttttacgtatGTGCAGGTATTAAAATCATATCGTGTAAATACGcaaggaaaataattatactatCTCCGTACGCGCTTTTTCTGGTTTGCGAATTAGcgataaaaaatgttaatGTAGActgaaaggaagagaaatattttattcgccgCGATGATATCTGTGTACGTTACATCCACGACGATATTGTAATTAATCTTGTTTcttatttgagaaaatttcggtTATCACGTAATACAAACCGAGATCGGTTGCTGGTAGGCTGCTTATCGGAATTTGATTAGTTCTGGAACGTTTCTATGTGATACAAGATGAAGAAATTATGTAAAATTGTCCTCTGCGTaggtttaattaattaaaaatcatggATGAAAATCGCCTTGCAGAATTGTGTAACTGATAATCATCATAACTATTATAATCTAATCGTCATTGTGACCCATAACGAGCCTGGCGTTGTGTTACTTTTTCGCGGCTTATATCATCATTACATGCACGATTGGAACTTTGCGAATACCCATCCGGGCTCGCCTAATATGCTGCGGGGAGCGAAACAGCGCAGTAGCATACCCGTACTCTTTAAACCCGAAATACGAGAGTCATAGCAATTCGAGAttcttaatttcatttcactcgtAACACTTCtacgtacatagatatacctatgtacgtacatacatgtgtatactcTATACGTCATCGTCACGAACGCGAGAAGTCGTACATTTCACCAACACCATTCGGGATTGCTATAAATACGATCGCTCTACTCGCATACATGcatctgtatgtatgtatgtacatgcgtGTGCAAAGATATACCTATCGATGAGATCTCCATATGTCTAGCCGAGTAGGTATCgctacatacctatgtatacataggcacGAGCAAAAGCATCCGATTAAATAAAATGCCCGTGTGTATACTTTCACTGTTTCTCTGTGGCAAGAGCGTTACGAATACGTGCCTTCGGATTTCGACGTGCATATCAACGATTTCGCGTCCGCAATcggtactttttttctcactcaaaGATCCTCCTCCTCTGAACGTTTTACCGCACGATCCATACCAGGTACCCGCATTGAATTTTCGAGCATCAGACTCTTCAAAATTCTAATGGAGATAAATCCAGGTGTATTACCTGTGATACTCAGTTCAAACTCGGCGAGGATACAATCATAGCtcacaaaaaagcaaaaaaataataacaaaaggGGCAACGAACATTCAATGGATCCAAGATCGAAGCTGCGGAGGCCTAACGCACGGTGAATTCTAATCCTAATCTGTCCGAGACAGCTTGAACAAAGTTTAGTCGAATTGCTTTATGTGATTCTTTCATTAACTTATACCGGCGAGaatatggaaataaaattatttttccatccggATGTAGAATCGTCGCGTTGCTTTGGACAAGGCCTCGGCCGCGAAGGTCATCAGGATCACGATCGTACCGATAAAGGCTACCGGAGTCTAAATTTGCCTTTGAAATGCCGTGGGGCGTTTGGTGTTTACTATAAATCGATTTCCACGTGTCGGTCtcaagaaaattattcgacgatGTTTATCTTTGACGCTCTCGTGTTCCCGGACACAGGTGaacgtcttcattttttccggcAATAGTCAAATCACAGTTATTGGAAACCGACAATTCTTTGCGCCAAAATTTTTCCAGCCCTAAATACCACGTCGAAAGTGTGTTCGGAATATGCCATTCTCATCGAAAGTATGGACACTGCATGCATCATAGGTATTATTCCGTTATTACGGATACTAATCGGCACGAGTATGGCAGAATTACTGGGGATTTTACTGATCTATATCGCGAGGGAAATTATCTGTCACGTTAATCTCGTACGAATCAATGGATTCTTACGGTGATAGATCCGCGCTGCacgacgtacatacgtacaagtCGAAGAACTTATCGCGTGATGCGATCCTGCGGCAGGgcaggtataaaataaaaaagtaaacgatTCGCCGTCGCAGTATATTCGCTTGGTATTCGGTCCAGGATtatcggtgaaaattattccgaatTTGCAATGATGATTGAACTTGTAACGGGTCTATTCATATTCATCGACAGGGTTGCGTGTTCATCAGTGATTcttattgatttttctttatttcgtctTTTCTCGACGCGTTACGATATATCGGACCCGAGCAAAGTCCTACACCTATGCGAAAAGCGAAGGTGATTCGATGCCGAAACGGTGCGTGGActactcgattaattttaggAGGGGGATTCTCTAGAGCTGATTCTCAGCTTTCGAAACAAGGAGATTTCCCCGAGTCGAGTGCATAAAGCGGTTCAAAAGGTCACGGTTAAACCTTGTCGGTAAAGAATAAGACTCGATGATACATTTTACCTGAACATTAACGAGACCAATCTCACCGTTACAACGATTTTAATCCAAAGGCAATGATAGCGTTTCTACTATATACTGAATACCAAATTTTTGTAGTCCGAATCCGTATAAACACGCATTATTCCGCGGATGCAACGGGATCAAATATAAATCATCGAATCCTACGATGCAAATTTTAGTTCATCCGATCGTCACCCGTGTGCCATTGCAAACTAAATTCCTCGACGTTGCAGAGAAAATACCgcaggattaaaaaaaagaccacCGCGGAGTTATTGCACCTACCCGCACGCCGATCGATCGGCATTTGGTCCGAAATTGTTATTGTACGAACAAACCCTTTCGCATATTGTCTGGAATATTGATAAACAGAATTCAAATTTCGGTTGACAGCTAATTTTCACTGCAAGtaaatttccgaattcgaGTCTCCCCCGTATAATAAATGATCTCCGGCACCGCATCGCCTCCAATGTTGTCATGGATACCAGCTGTTTTCCCATGTGCTCGTATTGCTGCCTCCCATGCGGTGATGACACGCGGCTCGGgtacgattttcgattttaaatTGCCTCGAATATTTCAACCAATGTTTGTTATGTTGCCGAGATTACAGTGCCCGGCTTTTTAGCTACAAgattcaacaacaacaacactgTATCATACGAATTACGCAGTTGATATTGTATTAATGTACGTGCAATGTTAACTATCGTCAGTTCCGCGCATTGAACTCTATAATACATGAAGGAACGAGGCATGCGTTGAAAAAGATCGTTTATCAAAGTGATCGGgtataatgttttattaatgGCGAACTCGTCGCCCCACCGTATTATTTCGTCGTATCCGCAATTGATCTCGATCGAGTAAAATGCAATCACTCTTATCAGGATTCTTTGAACCATAGAGAAGTCTACGGtacaatatttttgaaatctccCACGTGAAAGCGAACTTTGATCATTGCCGCCGGAGCGAATCCTGAATCATCTCGTCGTTCGAAAGCCGCGAACGGCTCACTTCATCTTCGTTTATTATGTTTGACTTTTTCTATTCGGGCGAAATTCTCGTCCATATCATATCACATTCGATCGAAGCTCGCGTCCGATCTTGCGGGAGAAGGTGAAacgattatttgaattttttcgtccttttacACACTTTCCGCGGCACAACTGCAGAGGAACGAAGCTgaatcgcgaatttttcatcttctccgCAGTTATACCCACAGGAGTTTCAATTCCACGCTatgaaatttccaattttcaccATACCGCACGTTCAAATGTATCGTCACATGAACGCACAGTCGACGGACCCACCGCTACGTCGGATTCTCCGAAGTTCGGCTGAAACTTGACCGATCATTCTCGCGAACgaatcaaattgaaataaataaattcaccgcGAAATAAAAACCCGCACCTTCGATCGATGGGTTACGATGAAAGCCGTAGCGCGAGGAAGCACAAGTATACCACGTTTCCCTACGGTATAATACGAGTTGCACCTGGCAAGAGTTGCTCCGACACCGGCTTCGGGGATCTGACTCGGTTCTAAGTTGGAACTCTGCTCTTAGAGGTTGTTATACGACTCGTACCTACGTATTGCCTCGTAGACCGTTACCTAACTTCGAGAGCGAGAACGAAGCTTCGAAATTGAATCGCGACGGGGGTAAAACCATCGCGCGTCGTCCTCTTATACCCATACGTGGAAACTTGACTTTCGTTGCGGAGATgcttcgttatttattcatttagttttgtttattttccctcGCGCTCCGATATTTGCAGGTAATCGGATACCGGTATGCTCCTACGTCGGTGATGCTCGATGACCTTCGTACCAACTCTTGGATCAACAATTGAAATTGCCTCCTTCATCTAGACAAAATTATTCCGCGTTACGTCCACCcaactttttggaaaatttattcgacatCGATTGCGAGGAAATGACCGTTGTACAGGATTTTATCGAGGGTTATTCCCTTCATCCGTGAATGGAAGCGATCGATTACTAATCGTGATAACTTAATCAAGTGCGAACGCGTGTACGAACCTTATCGTTGGTCGCGAACATCAAGACAATTCCGATCGGGAAGGGAATAATTCTTCTTCAGCAAAATGCCCAGGATATGCTGTAATAATGTGAATAATGAATCACTCGGAGAGAAGATTGTATAATTTAGACTCGCGATCATGGTGGATCTCTCCACCGGCTCTCACGTACATTATACAAAGATTTGTATCAAACTAGTCCTACCCAAATATCGCATAGTCCGAGTGCATCGCCCATGCAGCATAACGTGAAAGTGCGAAGTGTTAACATCCACCTGTGCGTACCATATTATTCCGTTCAGCTCCTACGGATGATCGCATCCGTGGCTATATGAGTCACTTTGCGTATGACAATGAGTAAGATGCCATAGCTcgactatacatacatgtatgtacgtacacgtgcgcgAAGAGATGGCGAAGCAGCCTCTTCTGCGGCAGTTTTTCGGACCAGAAAACTCCTTTTTTCATACCGCTGGCACTTTGACAAGTTtgacgtacgcacgtacgagGACCGGATTGCAGATCGGAAGATTAGCCTCATTGAAATCGTAGATCGGTGTTGCCGATTACCTACCTAAGAAAATTCTACTTAAATTCTACGTAAATAGCTGCAACTGTTGCAAAAAAATCTGAGGTTCCAATTTTGTTACTATTGATTGCATTGCGtaaattgatttcaattttccgagATTATTCGTGTTCTCATCCTAGCGTTTCTGCTTCTGAACGTTgaaatcaaagaagaaaacaaataaagaagaataaatGACCGTAACGATAAGTGAGTTCCGACCGTGAATATCAACGCCGCGTACGGGAAGGCCAAACAGCGTCCTGCGTTATTAAATTCCCCaagtgaatatttatttcgtaattatacacgtgcatacacaagtatgtagtacgtacgtacgtacatacgtacctatgtgATGTCCGAAAGAAACCTCGTAGAGGATAATATTAACCCGGGTATTGACTCTTAATTTTGAAAGTAGAGATGTTGTACCTGCAGGCTGCTACATGTGATATTTACACGATTACGATAATTATATCGATGCACTGATTAATTCCCTCGCACCGATTAATTACGTTCATTACTTATGTGGCCAGGGATTCGTTATCCGAAAGACAGCAATCATTGATCAGTTCGGTAGTCGAGAAGAAGCATTAACGATCGCGGAAAGAACCGCGGATTTCGTATGTTTGCCATTATTCGGTTTTTGCCAAGGAGTATTTGTGCAAGGGTatagtttattttcatttccgaagATGGATTTCCATTTtcgttgtacatacgtaatcGATGTGTCCTGCAACCTTCGTTTCCCCAAAGAGTCGGCGCGCCGCAGCTCACTGTAAGCTTATACCCGTGGAAAGTGAAAGTAGTCGCCTTTGTGAGGTGCAACATCGCATTCTTGactttgtctttttttattttccatcttttcttcGTCGACCGCAACTGTAACTCACATTAGTAGATACAATCGAATCACCTGTTACACAATCTTTACCCGTAGCGGTCCGATTCACTCGAACAGATTCAGTGGTCCTTGAAAGTTCTTATTAATTGCATACCTAGGATAACGTGGGCGTTGTCTgatttttggaagatttcccTCTACGCGTCTAGGATATACTTTCGCAGGTTTTTTCTGCATGCATTGcgtctttcttttattcaatttctttcggCCTTGTCCTCTTTAGCGATAGGCTGTGAATGCTTGCGACTCATGGGGTATGCCCAGCGAATTGTTATGAGTCAATTATCTCATAGGTTCTTTGCTTGAATCGATTTTGAAGTAACTTTTTATGAtttagaattttcatttactaTGCGTGCATCGATCATACTCGTGCTCTGCGCCGCGATTATCttattaatttcaaatatctGTTAACTGCATCGCCTCACGCCTCTTGTATCGTTATGATTTATCAACGCATAACAAAAAATTCGGGTGAAATGGAATGCCAACAAATCGAATTGATGTTGATGAATCAAACGACCCCACCATAGGTCATCAGCTATTCGCATCATTTCTGAACAATGAGTTTTAAGACATACTCGGTATGATTTTACATcgcgcatacatatgtatttagcCGCGTGGGATCGTGTATCATTGAATTCACGTGAGAACTTTTTCGATACAACTCGGGAAAAGGTgagataataatatttcacgaCTTACATCGCGAAGTCGACACTCTGTGTGAGTCATGAAATCATGAAATCGTGAAAGAATTCACGCAATTCATCCGAACCCGACTTTCTCTTGATGCTTCTGTACCtacatacattatatttataccgctAATAAGATACGCAAAGGTTACACCTTCAAAGATCGCTCGACGATTGaattgtgtacgcgtacggtTACATCCTcatggaataataatttctatcCAACCGATATTAGCACCGAAGACGAGTGTTGAAAACATTGTAAACGACGGGTAATGATTCAGCCCGCACTTGTTgcgcaaataattattatggtaTGGTTGATTATGTAAGAGGCTTTGAAAGATTACGACTTAGGATTAGGATTATAGGTTCGTTCGTTAATTtccttatattattttattcacattttttttcaacagaacaTGCGTTGAACAGTCTACGGAGCAGGAACGGCAAATGCGCACAATGGATGTTGAGATCACTAATTTACAACGACAATTACAATCCGCTTTTATGGACCGGGAGAATGCTATAAGAGAAAATTCACGGATCCAAGATGATCTAGCGGCTGTAACTTGCGAATGCCGCAATCTTCAGAGAGAACTAGAAACATCTCGTGCCGAATCTTATGATTTGAAACGTCAGCTGCAAACTTATGTCACCGAAGTCCGTCGCGCGGAAGAGCTGTTGAACAGAAAGGTACAAGATGTTTACCCTTCCACCTTCAATCTATCAACTGTATCATCGTCCCGACACTATTACATAAGCCTATGAATtgcattcaattattcaattcaattatttctagGAAAACGAGCGATCCGAAATGCTCAAtcattttcgaagtttgagctTGGAGGCAACGGTTTTGGAAACTAACAACCAAAGCTTAGAGTCTGAAGCTGCGGAGGCCAGAGGTGCACTTCAGACTGCTCAAGATCGTTTGCTTGATCTTGAAAGACAAATCGCTGATCGAGATTGTTTAATTGGAGGCTATGAGACTCAGGTATATTTTGAGGCTTCATACACCTGATCGTTCGAACTTTCCGTGACTTAAATCTTGACTGAATTAATCACCTTATCGCCATTCTTCACTCGTCGCctcatttgaataatttggCTATTGAATCCTCCAGTAGTTTTACTCGTAATCTTatcgagaattttgaaaaacgatacGCAGGCAGGGAAGGATATGCTcctgatttcaatttttgcaccatcctttattttttgatttcagattGCAGAGTTGACGCAGAATGTTGCTAGCATGGAAACGCAGCTGCATCAACAAGATGAGCAGCGAAAACGTGTAGAAGCTGATCTGAATGCAGTGAGAGATCTCTGTGTAAAACTagatcaacaaaaaaattctttggagGCGCAGCTCGGTGAAAAAGATACAATGAAGCTCCAGGTCAAATTTTTAGGCTTGATAGCGAGAAAGATGTGTGGCATGATTCGTATTTGCAAGGCgtaatttctttttgcttttctagTATGAAACCCAACTGTCAAGACTGAGAGCGGATCAAAATATGGTCCAAGATCAAATGAGTAGAGATAACGCAGCTGTTGATAGACTGGAAGCGATGCTGAGTCAAGCGAGACAAGAGTCAATGACCAATCAGGCGATTAATCAAGAACTTCAAAGTGAAATGACCAGACTCAagcaaaaaattgacgatctTCAAAACAAACTGTAAgttagttttgaaaaaatagctATTGAGTTAAAATAGTCAAGCTCGTATCAAAATACTCGTCATTGATGGCAGCTTGACAGAAGTTCAAATCT
The sequence above is a segment of the Athalia rosae chromosome 5, iyAthRosa1.1, whole genome shotgun sequence genome. Coding sequences within it:
- the LOC105682905 gene encoding uncharacterized protein LOC105682905 — its product is MQTLFRRFLWMTLIIVGRAAIVPPPWANPSNNPCAAQPRGWQFLYWPADGKCYKIFQIGAPCPQTMELSPAAEGGGTVAECRCPPGTAQSPRDALCHPIFTRGSCSKGQYFAPVPETGGKIRSKPRWGVCREPDVCPEKSQLFWPKDGKCYAKLSRGPCPRGELLVMGEDNLSVCACASAGELGRYHWPGEGGGCHEHYTKGPCTENGELFLPGGHCGCHSSLPHYHVESKMCYQLDGLGPCPMGHHFIVTTTNQPDTITPIRAKCVCKSGHILYENGFCYRLYTRGPCANGEMLINATTCVPVPCKRGRLYFPQEKTCYKIGSKGPCPNGQLVLYDYNVRPSLDGISYNGVCGCTKTLKESGKCSEDVKESCSSTPGVVVINKTCYKLYSQGPCVEGEWLVAQRAPKSDLWQSEVEARPRARCECRPGYERITEITEVSEVDSNSVISPGGCQPPAVSLARFLNKRIKSVDFQVK